In a single window of the Magnolia sinica isolate HGM2019 chromosome 7, MsV1, whole genome shotgun sequence genome:
- the LOC131251257 gene encoding non-specific phospholipase C2, protein MATGTTKEYLLLLLLLPFFPFNDVASAASPIKTVVILVMENRSFDHMLGWMKRLNPNINGVTGTESNPLSTTDPNSPRFFFKDQSHYVDPDPGHSFQAIREQIFGSNDTSASPPPMNGFAQQAYSMTGSTNMSDSVMNGFQPDMVAVYQALVEEFAVFDRWFASVPSSTQPNRLYVHSGTSYGATSNIPRLLALGYPQRTIFENIDAAGLSFGIYYQNIPATLFYRNLRKLKYLTKFRSYGLEFKNHAMNGKLPNYVVVEQRYMDTKIEPANDDHPSHDVYQGQMFVKEVYETLRASPQWNETLLVITYDEHGGFYDHVPTPVRDVPNPDGIIGPEPFLFGFNRLGVRVPTILVSPWINKGTVVHGPNGSPFPSSEFEHSSIPATVKKLFNLSSPFLTKRDAWAGTFEGLLQGRSEPRTDCPVHLPTPTRIRNRDANEDAKLSEFQGELIQLAAVLKGDHLLTSYPEKIGKQMTVKEGKEYMENALNRFFGAGLSAKRMGVDEEKIVEMRPSLTTRSSPSTTHP, encoded by the exons ATGGCGACGGGGACGACAAAAGAAtacctcctcctccttcttctccttcctttcttccctttCAATGACGTGGCCTCCGCTGCTAGCCCCATCAAGACAGTAGTGATCCTTGTGATGGAGAACCGTTCATTCGACCACATGCTCGGTTGGATGAAACGTCTCAATCCCAACATCAACGGCGTCACGGGCACCGAGTCAAATCCTCTCTCAACCACTGATCCCAACTCACCTCGTTTTTTTTTCAAGGACCAGTCCCACTACGTCGACCCCGACCCAGGCCACTCATTCCAGGCCATACGCGAGCAGATCTTTGGATCGAACGACACATCGGCTTCTCCCCCGCCAATGAACGGCTTCGCGCAGCAGGCCTACTCCATGACGGGGTCCACGAACATGTCCGACAGCGTCATGAACGGGTTCCAACCCGATATGGTGGCCGTTTATCAGGCGTTGGTGGAGGAATTCGCCGTTTTCGATCGGTGGTTTGCGTCCGTCCCCTCCTCCACGCAGCCTAACCGGCTTTATGTCCACTCCGGCACGTCCTATGGCGCCACCAGCAACATTCCAAG GTTGCTGGCATTGGGATACCCACAGAGGACGATATTCGAGAACATCGACGCTGCCGGGTTGTCATTCGGCATTTACTACCAAAACATCCCAGCCACCCTCTTCTACAGGAACCTCAGGAAGCTCAAGTACCTCACCAAGTTCCGTTCCTATGGCCTGGAATTCAAGAACCATGCCATGAATGGAAAACTGCCTAACTATGTGGTAGTGGAACAGAGATACATGGACACCAAGATTGAGCCCGCCAACGACGATCACCCATCCCACGATGTCTATCAGGGCCAGATGTTCGTCAAGGAGGTCTACGAGACACTTCGCGCCAGCCCCCAGTGGAATGAGACATTGCTGGTGATCACGTATGACGAGCATGGCGGGTTCTATGATCATGTGCCAACCCCGGTCAGGGATGTGCCTAACCCAGATGGGATCATTGGGCCTGAGCCGTTCTTGTTTGGGTTCAACCGGTTGGGTGTTCGGGTCCCTACCATCCTCGTCTCCCCATGGATCAACAAGGGTACTG TGGTTCATGGGCCCAACGGGTCGCCATTCCCTTCCTCAGAGTTTGAGCATTCGTCAATTCCTGCCACAGTGAAGAAGCTCTTCAACCTGTCCTCTCCCTTTCTAACAAAGAGGGATGCATGGGCCGGCACATTTGAAGGGCTATTGCAGGGCAGAAGTGAACCAAGAACTGACTGCCCAG TTCATCTCCCAACCCCAACAAGGATTCGAAACAGAGATGCGAATGAAGATGCCAAACTCAGTGAGTTCCAGGGCGAACTCATCCAACTCGCAGCTGTTCTGAAGGGGGACCACCTCCTGACGAGTTACCCTGAAAAGATTGGCAAGCAAATGACCGTAAAGGAGGGAAAGGAGTACATGGAGAATGCCCTCAATCGCTTCTTTGGGGCAGGACTCTCCGCAAAGAGAATGGGTGTGGATGAAGAAAAGATAGTTGAGATGAGACCCTCACTCACTACAAGATCCTCTCCTTCAACCACACACCCTTAA